A portion of the Litorimonas taeanensis genome contains these proteins:
- the ptsP gene encoding phosphoenolpyruvate--protein phosphotransferase translates to MAGTVSVQGRLDGFVSAISKAMKVSVASIYLVRQGDDLELSATEGLKKSAVHKTRLKPGEGLVGHVALTARPLNLADAPRHPLFSYRPETGEDPYRSFLAVPILRGGRGLGVLVVQSENARSFNEEEVEDLLTVAMVIGEIIVGDERLGGKGSALKGISLVSVKPETIKGKAFADGLARGQAYLHLPPVTPANLLADNIAAEEARLEEGIKKLRASVDAMVSGEAAGISRASKEIYETYRMFAYDRKWVGRLREAVHSGLTAEAAVERVRNEHRARLMKSRDAYLRARLHDLEDLANRLLRALSGEALMPGNKDISDKAVIFAREIGPAELLDYDRDKLKAIVLEEGAASSHTAIICRALGIPLVGRAEGVLDLIETGDEVLVDGESGTVHIRPVDTQISGFTLRENIRGEMTKAYDALRLKPAITKDKRHVSLQLNAGLLVDLPQMDLSGADGIGLFRTEFQFMVSDFMPKLKEQTALYRQAIETAGHRPVTFRTLDLGSDKILPYMDPVPEENPAMGWRSIRIALDRPGLMRYQLRALVTAGAGKHLRVMFPMVTTVAEMIAAKELFNREVTRARNLGLELPEKIEIGVMLETPSLAWQVLSVCDHVDFVSVGANDLMQFFFAADRDNPRVADRYDPLHPAALSILKFIAQGCKSSGTPVSVCGEIAGRPLEACCLVALGFDTLSMPVTGIGPVKSALLALDVEKLRAAIEPHINIHSRMTSLRDIVRNFCEAEGVPI, encoded by the coding sequence ATGGCTGGTACGGTTTCCGTTCAGGGCCGTCTAGACGGATTTGTTTCTGCTATCTCAAAAGCGATGAAGGTCAGCGTAGCGTCGATTTACCTTGTACGGCAGGGGGATGACCTCGAATTATCAGCCACAGAAGGTCTGAAAAAATCAGCCGTTCATAAAACAAGACTAAAACCCGGAGAGGGTTTGGTGGGGCATGTGGCCTTGACAGCGAGGCCCCTAAACCTAGCCGATGCACCGCGGCACCCCCTCTTTTCATATCGGCCAGAAACAGGGGAAGACCCTTATCGCTCATTTCTTGCGGTGCCAATTTTACGGGGTGGCCGCGGATTGGGGGTATTAGTTGTTCAGTCCGAAAACGCGCGCAGCTTTAACGAAGAAGAAGTTGAAGATTTATTGACCGTCGCCATGGTCATAGGTGAAATAATTGTTGGCGATGAAAGACTGGGCGGTAAGGGGTCTGCCTTAAAAGGTATTTCTCTTGTCTCTGTTAAACCCGAAACGATTAAAGGTAAGGCCTTCGCAGATGGTTTAGCGCGTGGCCAAGCCTATTTGCATTTACCACCTGTTACACCCGCGAACCTACTTGCCGACAATATTGCAGCAGAAGAAGCTCGCCTCGAAGAAGGTATTAAGAAGCTCCGTGCCAGTGTCGATGCCATGGTGTCAGGTGAAGCCGCGGGCATTTCCCGCGCGTCAAAAGAAATTTATGAAACCTATAGAATGTTCGCTTATGACCGAAAATGGGTCGGGCGGTTACGTGAAGCCGTACATTCTGGCCTAACGGCCGAGGCGGCTGTGGAGCGGGTCCGTAATGAACACCGGGCCCGATTAATGAAGTCCCGCGACGCCTATTTGCGTGCTCGGCTGCATGACTTAGAGGATTTAGCAAACCGTCTATTAAGGGCGTTATCTGGTGAAGCCCTTATGCCAGGGAATAAAGATATTTCAGATAAAGCTGTGATTTTTGCACGTGAAATTGGCCCTGCTGAGTTATTAGATTATGACCGAGACAAGCTTAAAGCGATAGTCTTGGAGGAAGGCGCGGCTAGCTCTCACACGGCTATTATATGTCGTGCATTGGGGATTCCGCTGGTCGGGCGGGCTGAAGGCGTTCTTGACCTTATTGAAACGGGGGATGAGGTTCTTGTCGATGGCGAAAGTGGCACAGTACACATTCGGCCTGTAGATACTCAAATTTCTGGTTTTACATTACGCGAAAACATACGCGGCGAAATGACTAAGGCCTATGACGCGCTTAGGCTGAAGCCTGCAATTACGAAAGATAAGCGGCATGTTTCGTTGCAATTAAACGCTGGCCTGTTGGTGGATTTACCACAAATGGATTTGTCTGGCGCTGATGGGATAGGTCTCTTTCGTACGGAATTTCAGTTTATGGTGAGTGATTTCATGCCAAAACTGAAGGAACAAACAGCGCTTTATCGCCAAGCCATTGAAACCGCAGGGCATCGCCCCGTTACGTTCAGGACATTGGATTTGGGCTCTGATAAAATCCTGCCTTATATGGACCCTGTTCCAGAAGAGAACCCAGCTATGGGTTGGCGCTCAATCCGCATCGCTTTGGATAGGCCGGGTTTGATGCGTTACCAGTTGCGAGCATTGGTAACGGCAGGGGCCGGAAAACACTTGCGGGTTATGTTCCCGATGGTGACGACTGTTGCTGAAATGATTGCCGCCAAAGAACTGTTTAACCGTGAGGTTACACGGGCGCGAAATTTAGGGCTGGAATTACCCGAGAAAATTGAAATCGGCGTTATGCTCGAGACACCATCCCTTGCATGGCAAGTTTTATCTGTGTGTGACCATGTAGATTTTGTCAGTGTAGGCGCGAATGATCTGATGCAGTTCTTCTTCGCGGCTGACCGTGATAATCCGAGAGTCGCGGATCGCTATGATCCACTTCACCCTGCCGCACTTTCCATTCTTAAATTCATCGCGCAAGGGTGTAAGTCTAGCGGAACACCGGTGAGCGTTTGTGGAGAAATTGCGGGTAGACCCCTAGAGGCTTGCTGTCTTGTTGCGCTGGGTTTTGATACATTGTCTATGCCCGTTACAGGAATTGGCCCTGTGAAATCAGCCCTCCTTGCTCTGGATGTTGAAAAGTTGAGAGCGGCAATAGAGCCCCATATAAACATACATTCACGCATGACATCTTTGCGTGATATAGTGCGGAACTTCTGTGAGGCTGAAGGCGTTCCTATTTAA
- the rimM gene encoding ribosome maturation factor RimM (Essential for efficient processing of 16S rRNA), whose product MTKIQDNELICVAAIAGAFGVKGEVKLKPFTEFPEGCVSYGPLLSDKGSVVITPISYRVMKDFVAVTAEEVSSREQAESLKSTKLYISRDVLPEPDEDDFYYSDLIGLEVKSTDGKRIGEVIAIHEFGAGDMIEIAPFPDKKNKKSAASFFHPFTKLATPKVDLERGRLIIVPQLADEG is encoded by the coding sequence ATGACTAAAATTCAAGACAATGAACTTATCTGTGTCGCCGCCATTGCTGGGGCTTTTGGCGTAAAAGGTGAGGTAAAGCTGAAACCCTTCACGGAATTTCCAGAAGGCTGTGTCTCTTATGGTCCGTTACTCAGCGATAAGGGAAGTGTTGTAATAACGCCGATCTCTTATCGCGTGATGAAGGACTTTGTGGCCGTCACAGCAGAAGAGGTCTCGTCTCGTGAGCAAGCCGAATCTTTAAAGTCAACCAAGCTCTATATATCCAGAGATGTGTTGCCAGAACCAGATGAGGATGACTTTTACTATTCCGACCTGATAGGTTTAGAAGTGAAATCCACGGATGGAAAACGAATTGGTGAAGTCATTGCAATTCATGAGTTTGGCGCGGGGGATATGATAGAAATTGCACCTTTCCCGGATAAAAAAAACAAGAAAAGCGCGGCGAGCTTTTTTCACCCCTTCACAAAATTGGCCACGCCTAAAGTGGATTTGGAGCGCGGACGCTTAATAATCGTCCCGCAATTGGCGGATGAGGGGTGA
- the metK gene encoding methionine adenosyltransferase, with translation MSRKHYDFTSESVSEGHPDKVADRISDEIVDLYFRESVKDGMSPWDIRVAAETLTTTNKVIIAGETRGSDRITPEMIIETARAAIKDIGYEQEGFHWKHADIDVLLHAQSADIAQGVDQGDGPTKEEGAGDQGIMFGYACSDTEDFMPAPVYYSHKILERLAKARKEEGVTQLGPDSKAQVTVAYRDRKPVHAKSIVLSTQHLDASLNSADIAKLVKPYVYEVLPDGWITEDTIWHINPTGKFVIGGPDGDTGLTGRKIIVDTYGGMAPHGGGAFSGKDSTKVDRSAAYATRYLAKNIVAAGLAPWVDIQLSYAIGVATPTSIYVNVDDANDVSGDVIERICREVMDLTPRGIRKHLNLNQPIFARTAAYGHFGRKPDADGGFSWEKTDLVEAIRAAL, from the coding sequence ATGAGCCGCAAGCATTACGACTTTACCTCAGAATCAGTTTCTGAAGGTCACCCTGATAAAGTCGCTGACCGTATTAGCGACGAAATTGTCGATCTATATTTTCGTGAGTCTGTTAAGGACGGTATGTCGCCTTGGGATATTCGCGTTGCGGCGGAAACTTTAACAACGACGAATAAAGTTATCATTGCGGGTGAAACGCGAGGATCAGACCGTATTACGCCAGAAATGATAATTGAAACCGCGCGCGCCGCCATAAAAGATATTGGCTATGAGCAAGAGGGTTTTCATTGGAAACATGCTGATATTGATGTGCTACTTCATGCGCAATCGGCCGATATAGCCCAAGGCGTTGATCAAGGTGACGGCCCGACGAAAGAGGAGGGCGCTGGCGACCAAGGCATTATGTTTGGTTATGCGTGTTCCGATACTGAAGATTTTATGCCTGCACCAGTTTATTACAGCCATAAAATTTTAGAACGCTTGGCAAAAGCCCGTAAGGAAGAAGGTGTTACTCAACTGGGCCCAGACAGCAAGGCGCAAGTCACTGTGGCGTATAGGGACAGAAAACCTGTACACGCTAAGTCAATTGTTCTTTCAACTCAGCACCTTGATGCAAGCTTGAATTCTGCGGATATTGCGAAGCTGGTAAAGCCTTATGTTTATGAAGTCTTGCCTGATGGCTGGATTACAGAAGACACAATCTGGCACATTAACCCCACTGGAAAATTTGTAATTGGCGGCCCAGACGGCGATACGGGCCTTACAGGGCGCAAAATCATTGTCGACACTTATGGCGGCATGGCTCCACATGGCGGCGGGGCTTTTTCAGGAAAGGATTCAACTAAAGTTGACCGATCTGCCGCTTATGCGACGCGATATCTCGCCAAGAATATTGTTGCGGCAGGGTTAGCCCCTTGGGTGGATATTCAGCTTTCTTACGCCATTGGTGTGGCTACGCCGACGTCAATTTATGTCAATGTCGATGATGCCAATGATGTATCAGGAGATGTAATCGAACGTATTTGCCGCGAAGTCATGGATTTGACACCGCGCGGCATTCGAAAGCATTTAAATCTGAACCAGCCTATATTTGCGCGAACAGCGGCTTATGGTCACTTTGGCCGTAAACCAGATGCTGATGGTGGATTTTCTTGGGAAAAGACTGATTTGGTTGAGGCGATTAGAGCGGCGCTCTAA
- the ahcY gene encoding adenosylhomocysteinase: MSKTDYIVKDIALADYGRKELDIAETEMPGLMALREEFGESKPLKGARIVGSLHMTIQTAVLIETLTALGADVRWASCNIFSTQDHAAAAIAASGVPVFAIKGQSLEEHWDYLDKSFLFDDGPNIILDDGGDATLYILLGARVENGEPELIQGEPSSEEEEAVFGQVKKRLEASPGWFTKMRDQIVGVSEETTTGVHRLYELVEKGQLPFPAINVNDSVTKSKFDNKYGCKESLVDGIRRATDTMMAGKTAVVLGYGDVGKGSAASLRGAGARVKVTEVDPICALQAAMDGFEVTTLEDTVKDADIFVTTTGNKDVIRLEHMREMKDMAIVGNIGHFDNEIQVAALRNLKWTNIKDQVDMITFPKGNRMILLSQGRLLNLGNATGHPSFVMSASFTNQVLAQIELWEDSQSSSPRYENKVYMLPKHLDEKVARLHLEKIGAKLTEMSQEQADYIGVSKEGPFKPEHYRY, translated from the coding sequence ATGAGCAAGACTGACTACATCGTAAAAGATATCGCTTTGGCAGATTATGGCCGCAAAGAGTTAGATATCGCTGAGACGGAAATGCCGGGCCTAATGGCTCTTCGCGAAGAGTTTGGCGAAAGCAAGCCTTTAAAAGGTGCGCGTATTGTTGGGTCACTGCACATGACAATTCAAACAGCGGTCTTGATTGAAACGCTTACCGCGCTTGGGGCTGATGTGCGTTGGGCATCATGCAACATTTTTTCAACGCAAGACCATGCAGCGGCGGCCATTGCAGCCTCAGGCGTCCCTGTTTTTGCGATTAAAGGGCAATCTCTAGAAGAACATTGGGACTATCTTGATAAATCTTTTTTATTCGACGATGGCCCGAATATTATTTTGGATGATGGCGGAGATGCGACCCTATATATCTTGCTTGGTGCGCGTGTTGAAAATGGTGAGCCAGAGCTTATCCAAGGGGAGCCAAGTTCTGAAGAAGAAGAGGCTGTTTTTGGTCAGGTTAAAAAACGCCTAGAGGCTAGCCCCGGCTGGTTTACGAAAATGCGGGATCAAATCGTTGGGGTTTCTGAAGAAACAACAACAGGGGTTCATCGTCTTTATGAACTTGTTGAAAAAGGCCAGCTGCCATTCCCTGCGATTAACGTAAATGATTCTGTTACGAAGTCGAAGTTCGATAATAAATATGGCTGTAAAGAATCTCTCGTGGATGGTATTCGCCGCGCAACAGATACAATGATGGCTGGTAAAACGGCGGTTGTTCTTGGTTATGGCGATGTAGGTAAGGGGTCTGCGGCTTCGCTTCGCGGCGCAGGTGCACGCGTAAAAGTTACAGAAGTAGACCCTATTTGTGCCCTTCAAGCCGCGATGGATGGTTTTGAAGTTACGACCTTAGAAGACACAGTAAAAGACGCTGATATATTCGTGACAACGACAGGCAATAAAGACGTTATCCGTCTCGAACATATGCGCGAAATGAAGGATATGGCCATCGTTGGTAATATCGGTCACTTTGATAATGAAATTCAGGTGGCAGCATTACGTAACTTGAAGTGGACAAATATCAAGGATCAGGTGGACATGATTACTTTCCCGAAGGGGAACCGTATGATTTTGTTGTCCCAAGGACGTTTGTTGAACCTCGGAAATGCAACAGGGCATCCGTCGTTTGTTATGTCTGCTTCCTTCACTAACCAAGTTCTGGCGCAAATAGAGCTTTGGGAAGATTCTCAATCTTCGTCGCCGCGTTATGAAAACAAAGTCTATATGTTGCCTAAACATTTAGACGAAAAAGTAGCGCGTCTACACCTTGAGAAAATCGGTGCGAAGCTTACTGAAATGAGCCAAGAGCAAGCCGATTATATCGGAGTGTCAAAAGAAGGGCCATTTAAGCCTGAGCATTATCGATATTAA
- a CDS encoding phosphomannomutase/phosphoglucomutase, with the protein MTRKPQPSIATNTIEFETQALVKPTGFREYDARWWFGLPSEEKPSELNLYGVQALGEGLGTLMHERGVPPKIAVGHDFRHYSLGIKQALMLGLVNAGIEVLDIGLALSPMAYFAQFHLDCPGVAMVTASHNSNGWTGVKMGIEPPLTFGPDEMARLKEIVLEGQSVPRAGGSYRYVDGVREAYIDDLVKDVKLKNKIKVVAACGNGTAGAFAEEVLSKIGADVVAVECDLDYNFPNYNPNPEDMKMLHAMADACKANGADVALGFDGDGDRCGVVDNEGEEIFADKVGVMLARDLSALYPNAQFVADVKSTGLFNTDPVLLENGAKTDYYKTGHSYIKRRSKELNALVGFEKSGHYFFNAPIGRGYDCGLTSAIAILQMLDRNPDKSMADLRRALPKTWGSPTMSPYCADEEKYDVVDRIIAEVQADADAGMKILGQEIVDVNTVNGVRMTLEDGTWGLMRASSNTPNLVVVVESPASEENMIGMFREIERRLSGYSEIGAFDQKI; encoded by the coding sequence ATGACGCGTAAACCTCAGCCCTCAATTGCGACCAATACAATTGAGTTTGAAACACAAGCTCTCGTAAAACCAACGGGTTTCCGAGAATATGATGCGCGTTGGTGGTTCGGGCTTCCAAGCGAAGAAAAGCCTTCTGAGCTAAATCTATATGGGGTCCAAGCCCTGGGTGAGGGGCTAGGCACATTAATGCATGAACGCGGCGTCCCGCCCAAAATCGCCGTAGGTCATGATTTCAGGCACTATTCCCTCGGCATCAAACAAGCCTTAATGCTCGGACTCGTGAATGCAGGTATTGAAGTACTTGATATCGGTTTGGCCTTATCGCCTATGGCCTATTTTGCGCAATTCCACCTTGATTGTCCTGGTGTAGCTATGGTTACAGCCTCTCATAACTCTAACGGCTGGACAGGCGTTAAAATGGGCATTGAACCGCCACTGACCTTTGGGCCCGATGAAATGGCACGTTTAAAAGAAATCGTGTTAGAGGGACAGTCTGTTCCCCGAGCTGGAGGCTCTTATCGATATGTAGACGGCGTCAGAGAGGCTTATATTGATGACCTCGTAAAGGACGTGAAACTAAAGAACAAAATCAAAGTCGTTGCCGCCTGTGGTAATGGCACGGCTGGTGCCTTTGCCGAAGAAGTATTAAGCAAAATAGGCGCAGATGTCGTCGCGGTCGAATGCGACCTTGATTACAACTTTCCTAATTACAACCCTAACCCCGAAGACATGAAAATGCTTCACGCCATGGCCGATGCCTGCAAAGCGAACGGCGCTGACGTTGCGCTGGGTTTTGACGGAGATGGAGATCGATGCGGCGTTGTCGACAATGAAGGAGAGGAAATATTTGCCGATAAAGTTGGTGTTATGCTCGCGCGTGACCTTTCCGCACTATATCCGAATGCCCAATTTGTTGCAGATGTTAAGTCGACAGGACTTTTCAATACTGACCCGGTCTTACTCGAAAATGGTGCAAAAACTGATTATTATAAAACAGGGCACAGCTATATTAAACGCCGCTCCAAAGAACTAAACGCTCTGGTCGGATTCGAAAAATCGGGGCATTATTTTTTCAATGCCCCGATTGGACGCGGCTATGATTGCGGCCTGACGTCCGCCATTGCCATTTTGCAAATGCTGGACCGTAATCCAGATAAATCTATGGCAGATTTGCGCCGTGCCTTACCCAAAACTTGGGGGAGCCCGACAATGTCGCCCTATTGCGCTGACGAAGAAAAATATGACGTCGTTGACCGTATCATTGCCGAAGTTCAAGCCGATGCCGATGCCGGTATGAAAATTCTAGGACAAGAGATTGTGGACGTTAACACGGTGAACGGCGTGCGCATGACGCTTGAAGACGGGACTTGGGGCCTTATGCGGGCGAGTTCTAACACGCCCAATCTTGTTGTTGTGGTTGAAAGCCCTGCCTCGGAAGAGAACATGATTGGCATGTTCAGGGAAATCGAGCGGCGACTTTCTGGTTATTCAGAAATCGGCGCTTTTGATCAGAAAATTTAA
- a CDS encoding alkaline phosphatase D family protein: protein MKNPLQKLPTRRGFLGALGVGSVAACADTASLSFSAKNESRSGQFAHGVSSGDPFSDSVILWTRVTPDTEGPVELVWEIDQDANFKSLSASGNVTTNASKDYTVKVEATGLQAGTWYFYRFRIGETVSQIGRTRTLPNGSLQAARFAVVSCSNWQHGYFNAYDHIARQAEGDAFDALIHLGDYYYEYGIEDAPKLPDRAHLPPHEIITLKDYRTRHAQYRSDSTLQDVTAKMPLIAVWDDHETTNDSWKGGAENHNSDEGDWDIRREAALRAYYEWMPLREPKFGRSRNEIYRAFEWGDLASIVCVETRLTARAEQIIVEDYIDQIDTPGGAEKFKKDILNAPNRDMLGKEQQEFIVDTFKASKAKGTSWRLLANQVIMGRLLTPDFTPYIDESALETIEQDWAGVRDFLTLSKYNVPVYPDSWDGYPVARNAFYNALSDADIHDMLVLTGDAHEFWVNELTTENHEKMGVELVTSSVSSQTLTAYLGEATADHNLLLTQSNQDARYYNALVNGYIDLSLTQKKAKVKMVGISTVLSRDYEAFDAARFTLRKSKDTIKVTAPKGLNFKQRLLFAGLG from the coding sequence ATGAAAAACCCTTTGCAAAAGCTTCCAACACGCCGTGGTTTTCTAGGGGCTTTGGGTGTTGGGTCTGTTGCGGCTTGCGCAGATACGGCAAGCCTCTCCTTTTCGGCTAAGAATGAAAGCCGCAGTGGTCAATTTGCACATGGCGTCTCATCTGGAGACCCCTTCTCTGATTCTGTCATTTTGTGGACACGCGTAACTCCTGACACTGAAGGCCCCGTCGAACTTGTCTGGGAGATTGATCAAGATGCGAATTTCAAATCACTTTCAGCATCGGGTAATGTCACAACGAATGCGTCTAAAGATTACACAGTCAAAGTAGAAGCTACGGGTCTGCAGGCAGGCACATGGTATTTTTATCGCTTCCGCATTGGGGAAACAGTGTCCCAAATTGGACGGACACGCACCTTACCGAATGGAAGTTTACAAGCCGCCCGATTCGCCGTTGTTTCCTGTTCAAATTGGCAGCATGGATATTTTAATGCCTATGACCACATAGCACGACAAGCCGAAGGAGATGCTTTCGACGCCCTTATTCATTTAGGCGATTATTATTATGAATATGGCATTGAAGATGCACCAAAACTTCCTGACCGCGCCCACTTGCCCCCTCATGAAATCATAACGCTCAAGGATTACAGAACACGGCACGCCCAATATCGGTCCGACTCAACCTTACAAGATGTCACCGCAAAAATGCCGCTTATTGCTGTATGGGACGACCATGAAACCACGAATGATAGCTGGAAAGGCGGTGCGGAGAATCATAATTCTGATGAAGGTGACTGGGACATAAGAAGAGAAGCCGCCCTTCGCGCTTATTATGAATGGATGCCCTTGCGTGAACCCAAGTTTGGACGCTCTCGCAATGAAATTTACCGCGCTTTTGAATGGGGAGACCTGGCCTCTATAGTTTGCGTGGAAACACGCCTAACAGCTCGAGCAGAACAGATTATTGTTGAAGATTATATCGACCAAATTGATACACCCGGCGGCGCGGAAAAGTTTAAAAAAGACATACTTAATGCCCCTAATCGTGATATGCTTGGGAAAGAACAACAAGAGTTTATTGTTGATACATTCAAAGCCTCAAAAGCAAAGGGCACGTCTTGGCGGCTATTAGCTAATCAAGTTATTATGGGGCGTTTGCTCACGCCTGATTTCACGCCTTACATTGACGAATCCGCTTTAGAGACTATTGAACAAGACTGGGCCGGGGTTCGTGACTTTTTGACTTTATCAAAATATAATGTGCCTGTTTACCCCGACAGTTGGGATGGTTACCCTGTTGCAAGAAATGCTTTTTACAACGCATTATCAGATGCTGATATCCATGACATGCTTGTGCTTACAGGGGATGCACATGAATTTTGGGTCAATGAATTAACCACAGAAAACCATGAAAAAATGGGTGTAGAGCTTGTGACATCTTCTGTGTCGTCTCAAACTTTGACCGCCTATTTAGGTGAAGCTACTGCCGACCATAATTTATTGCTAACGCAATCTAATCAAGACGCACGATATTATAATGCCCTCGTCAATGGTTATATAGACCTGAGCCTTACTCAGAAAAAAGCCAAAGTAAAAATGGTCGGAATAAGCACCGTGTTGAGCCGTGATTACGAAGCTTTTGATGCCGCACGTTTTACCCTTAGAAAAAGTAAGGACACGATAAAGGTTACAGCTCCCAAAGGGCTGAATTTCAAACAAAGGTTATTATTCGCTGGCTTGGGATGA
- a CDS encoding sterol desaturase family protein encodes MDGAALNFPFVLAWAAPFFVLSVAAEWLLVSRKKIAGKYEKKDAFASMAMGLGNLISGLLFGAIGLSALFFVWQFRVFDLGYSLPVILLTIIVQDFLYYWKHRISHEVRWFWSAHIVHHSSEHYNLTTALRQPWHSEFTGYVLLTSPLVLLGFHPLLIVFIASINLVYQFWIHTEAIDKMPSWFECIMNTPSHHRVHHGTHPLYLDSNYAGMFIIWDKMFGTFVAEQSDIENTYGVVKPIETFNPIKIAFSEWVAIFREIFAPKLSFTQRLGYMFGRPGYSHDGSRQTSVQIKQNYYAQQKSGDAI; translated from the coding sequence ATGGATGGAGCCGCGCTAAACTTCCCCTTTGTTTTAGCCTGGGCGGCGCCATTTTTCGTATTATCTGTGGCAGCAGAATGGCTATTAGTGAGTCGCAAAAAAATCGCTGGGAAATATGAAAAGAAAGATGCGTTTGCTTCTATGGCGATGGGGCTAGGCAATCTCATTTCTGGTCTATTATTCGGCGCGATAGGCCTGAGCGCTTTGTTCTTTGTTTGGCAGTTTAGGGTATTTGACTTGGGATATAGCCTCCCCGTTATATTGCTGACGATAATTGTGCAGGATTTCTTATACTATTGGAAACATCGTATTTCGCATGAGGTACGTTGGTTCTGGAGTGCTCATATTGTGCATCACAGCTCCGAGCATTATAATTTGACAACAGCCTTGCGCCAACCTTGGCATAGTGAGTTTACCGGTTATGTGTTACTGACATCACCGCTTGTTCTTCTGGGGTTTCACCCTCTTTTGATCGTCTTTATAGCATCGATAAATTTGGTCTATCAATTTTGGATTCATACAGAGGCAATTGATAAAATGCCCTCATGGTTTGAATGCATCATGAATACGCCGAGTCATCATCGTGTTCATCATGGTACGCACCCCCTTTATCTTGATTCAAATTATGCGGGAATGTTTATTATTTGGGACAAAATGTTTGGTACATTTGTCGCTGAACAGTCTGATATTGAAAATACATATGGCGTCGTGAAGCCTATAGAGACATTTAATCCAATAAAGATCGCATTTTCAGAATGGGTGGCGATCTTTAGAGAGATATTTGCTCCGAAGTTAAGCTTCACCCAAAGGCTGGGGTATATGTTTGGGCGGCCTGGATATTCGCATGATGGTTCTCGGCAAACATCGGTGCAAATTAAGCAAAACTATTACGCACAACAAAAGAGTGGTGATGCGATTTAA
- a CDS encoding metallophosphoesterase family protein yields the protein MFKIPSFKSKKKPTPKAEATLPNEMDAIEGVSESGEPEIAYAIGDVHGCYDKLIELLGLIEADCTKFPDMKKKIIFLGDLIDRGPKSAEIIEFLSTYNPEFADVVFLMGNHEEVFLKVLEGSQRSLAAWFEFGGRECVRSYGMINLSRIHSDPENLLAEIQIRVPEEHHKFISRFENYHITGKYLCVHAGIRPKIPLKKQTSKDMRWIREKFLSYEKPHPYVVVHGHTVSAEPEILSNRIGIDTGAHKNGPLTAVRLSGDYISILQTTS from the coding sequence ATGTTTAAAATTCCGAGTTTTAAATCAAAAAAGAAGCCAACTCCAAAGGCTGAGGCCACGCTGCCAAATGAAATGGACGCTATAGAAGGCGTCTCTGAGAGCGGGGAGCCTGAGATTGCTTACGCGATAGGGGATGTCCATGGATGCTATGATAAACTTATAGAACTATTGGGGCTTATCGAAGCAGATTGTACGAAATTTCCTGATATGAAGAAAAAGATTATTTTCTTAGGTGACTTGATTGATAGAGGGCCGAAATCGGCAGAGATTATTGAGTTTTTATCGACGTATAATCCAGAATTTGCCGACGTTGTCTTTTTGATGGGAAATCACGAAGAAGTCTTTTTGAAAGTTTTAGAAGGTAGTCAACGCTCTCTGGCCGCTTGGTTCGAATTTGGGGGAAGAGAGTGCGTTCGAAGTTATGGCATGATTAATTTAAGCCGTATTCACTCTGATCCTGAGAACCTTTTAGCCGAAATACAAATCCGCGTCCCCGAAGAACATCACAAATTTATTTCTCGTTTTGAGAATTATCATATCACAGGCAAATATCTTTGTGTGCATGCCGGCATACGGCCAAAAATTCCACTTAAAAAGCAAACATCAAAAGATATGCGATGGATAAGAGAAAAGTTTCTGTCTTATGAGAAGCCTCACCCCTATGTTGTGGTGCATGGTCACACGGTTTCAGCGGAACCTGAAATTTTATCAAACCGTATAGGCATTGATACTGGCGCTCATAAAAATGGTCCGTTAACTGCGGTAAGACTGAGCGGAGATTATATCAGCATTTTGCAAACGACATCATAG